One part of the Palaemon carinicauda isolate YSFRI2023 chromosome 23, ASM3689809v2, whole genome shotgun sequence genome encodes these proteins:
- the LOC137617325 gene encoding gastrula zinc finger protein XlCGF57.1-like isoform X2, giving the protein MSDTHLDEKEALQTDNRRMKPRRMKPQRKHRVTKPKTLNGEKFVCDTCGKHFARKDNLQMHYKVHTGEKDFMCKICKKKFAHKSSLTVHHRLHTGEKNYECDICGWKFAHKSNLVSHIKTHGNNTRCGRDYFPCEICGEVFRLNGSLTRHKRTHINGTKNMSDITEHIQIQTHPDGVTFLCTLCNKIYLTPAQLKGHIKYKHMTDKSYICEYCGKKFQEIHHLNIHTTIHTGERKFSCGECGKRFSQKSHLRVHVKLHTGEKDFTCEECGKKFFTKSEMKYHVMSHTGEKKFKCEDCGRGYIKKCSLEWHYKTHAHRNTKRVNSKASNEKDDETKSLKRNLRQEDLMDSVTLLDHSTTYKGEKSSLGNLVENNVTELKKIESINEMFPSNDLTNDVLDVKTEDF; this is encoded by the coding sequence ATGAGTGATACTCACCTTGATGAAAAAGAAGCTCTTCAGACAGACAACCGGAGGATGAAGCCTCGGAGGATGAAGCCTCAGAGAAAGCACAGAGTTACTAAACCCAAGACGCTTAATGGTGAGAAATTCGTATGTGATACTTGTGGTAAGCATTTTGCACGGAAAGATAACCTTCAAATGCATTATAAAGTCCATACAGGAGAAAAAGATTTTAtgtgtaaaatatgtaaaaaaaagtttGCTCATAAATCTAGTTTAACTGTTCATCACAGACTTCATACTGGCGAAAAAAATTATGAATGCGATATATGTGGTTGGAAATTTGCACACAAAAGTAATCTTGTTTCTCATATCAAAACACATGGCAATAATACACGTTGTGGAAGGGATTATTTTCCGTGTGAAATATGTGGAGAAGTATTTAGGTTGAATGGTAGTCTTACCAGACATAAACGAACCCATATTAATGGAACAAAAAATATGTCGGATATTACGGAGCATATTCAGATCCAAACTCATCCTGATGGAGTGACTTTCTTGTGCACCCTTTGCAATAAAATATATCTAACACCAGCGCAATTAAAGGGCCACATAAAATACAAGCATATGACGGATAAGAGCTATATCTGCGAATATTGTGGTAAGAAATTTCAAGAGATTCACCATCTAAATATTCATACCACGATTCACACTGGTGAAAGAAAATTTTCTTGTGGGGAATGTGGTAAAAGATTTTCCCAAAAGAGTCACCTGCGTGTACATGTTAAGCTTCACACAGGTGAGAAGGATTTTACTTGTGAAGAATGTGGCAAAAAATTCTTCACAAAAAGTGAAATGAAATATCACGTAATGTCACATACtggggaaaaaaaatttaaatgtgaagACTGTGGAAGAGGGTATATAAAAAAGTGTTCCCTGGAATGGCATTACAAAACTCACGCTCACAGAAATACCAAGCGAGTGAACAGTAAGGCCTCCAATGAAAAGGATGATGAAACCAAGTCATTGAAGCGTAATCTTCGTCAGGAAGATCTTATGGATTCAGTTACATTACTTGATCATAGTACAACCTATAAAGGTGAGAAAAGTAGTTTGGGTAATTTAGTTGAAAATAATGTTACAGAACTAAAGAAAATTGAAAGTATTAATGAAATGTTCCCATCTAATGATTTGACTAATGACGTGTTGGATGTAAAAACTGAAGATTTTTGA
- the LOC137617325 gene encoding zinc finger protein 502-like isoform X1 → MYVCASCGKISYDVFDFSGTGSITSLCQECRRTPPSQMLITQTQGNLSSKEHLQNERELPMIVCQVESKGNFPSTVEFTQNEPKAKRIPCNICGKTFKVKSQLLMHLPVHTGEKNYECHICKNRFAHKTTLTQHVAIHLASTGPKFSCERCPKTFSCKKYLSRHQRLHCNIDKSLSRPRKRKLSEEDETFNKYAVSLPSGEKGYLCLVCGKKYTYIYTMRDHIQFHTRENVHKCEYCGKEFQNKNNLMTHTTIHTGDKKYPCSVCEKRFSQRSHLRAHMKYHTGEKSFACEECGRSFGIKGELRRHMLKHTGDDRDRYLCEICGKQYVDKYCFVNHQEDHKKQSKCTIKKKGSENNLVNGLSEYGNNEILSEGRLLTEHHHNYREQETFQPSSLEKVKEGSLCDELISEDRKEITCNELTENTIYIKNEFQYSDDENSLLDTSLKVKMEVEDELV, encoded by the coding sequence ATGTATGTATGTGCTTCGTGTGGGAAAATTTCTTATGATGTTTTTGACTTCTCTGGTACAGGAAGCATTACTAGTTTGTGCCAGGAATGTAGAAGGACACCTCCCAGTCAAATGTTAATTACTCAAACACAAGGAAATCTTTCAAGTAAAGAACATCTTCAAAATGAGAGGGAACTCCCAATGATAGTATGCCAAGTTGAAAGTAAAGGTAATTTCCCAAGTACAGTAGAGTTTACTCAAAATGAACCCAAAGCTAAACGTATTCCATGTAACATATGTGGTAAAACATTTAAAGTAAAAAGTCAActgcttatgcatcttccagtaCATActggagaaaaaaattatgaatgtcATATTTGTAAAAACAGATTTGCCCATAAAACTACCTTAACCCAACACGTTGCCATTCATCTTGCAAGTACAGGACCAAAATTTTCATGTGAAAGGTGTCCTAAAACATTCTCTTGTAAGAAATATCTTTCCAGACACCAACGTTTACATTGCAATATTGATAAAAGCCTAAGCCGACCAAGGAAGAGGAAGCTGAGTGAGGAAGATGAAACCTTTAATAAGTATGCAGTATCTTTGCCTTCTGGTGAAAAAGGTTACTTATGTCTAGTGTGTGGaaagaaatatacttatatatataccatGAGAGATCACATCCAGTTTCACACAAGAGAAAATGTTCATAAATGTGAATATTGTGGCAAAGAATTCCAGAACAAAAATAATCTTATGACTCATACCACTATTCACACTGGTGACAAAAAGTACCCCTGTAGCGTTTGTGAGAAAAGGTTTTCCCAGAGGAGCCACCTTCGTGctcacatgaaatatcacacaggtGAGAAAAGTTTTGCATGTGAGGAGTGCGGTAGATCATTTGGTATAAAAGGGGAGCTGAGGAGACACATGTTAAAGCATACAGGAGATGACAGAGACAGATACCTGTGTGAGATTTGTGGAAAACAGTATGTTGATAAGTACTGTTTTGTTAACCATCAAGAGGATCACAAAAAACAAAGCAAATGTACAATAAAGAAGAAAGGCAGCGAAAACAATTTAGTAAATGGACTCTCAGAATATGGTAATAATGAGATATTAAGTGAGGGAAGATTGTTAACTGAGCATCACCACAATTACAGAGAGCAAGAAACCTTTCAGCCAAGttctttagaaaaggtaaaagaggGAAGTTTATGTGATGAACTGATTTCAGAAGACAGAAAAGAGATAACTTGTAATGAGTTGACAGAAAATACAATCTACATTAAGAATGAATTCCAGTATAGTGACGATGAGAATTCCCTTCTTGATACATCTCTTAAAGTTAAGATGGAGGTGGAGGATGAGTTAGTTTAG
- the LOC137617716 gene encoding zinc finger protein 585A-like → MMMNEKVFGEAQQPEAKENVFSCSTCFNSYKEGSLSSGCSQTKNNAVSCRECGRKPPRRISIGNRKKFRYRDLGLEKFTCDTCGKEFKRKENLIVHFRVHTGEKDYGCSVCGKKFAHKNTLKVHHRIHTGEKNYECKICGRKFAYTSTLKAHLKIHDIIRSELICNVCGKVFSHRASLIRHVKAHDGIRRPVYKKRLSSSTGNDTKLSSNTSNGTKLSSSTGNRTKLSSGTRKGDRNYICNICNKKFTLKATLKNHAIIHTGEKQFVCEYCGKQFRAKTHLIVHTTIHTGEKNHACDECGKRFSTKSHLRVHAKSHTGEKNYICGECDKRFYIKSHLNHHIRMHTGEKYICDICGRKYNDKKYLKVHYQKHTQTEKSESETNGKTVKDLGKNVFMANTVECDDKLDNELILNASCDQDKTSISAFGATNSSNAEMPMEGLNSVALDNKESLNSVVLDNKTIGEIPPLDINEAYSSCVVKIETVEPLGSCVVKQEIKCESLRAKQCFQPNLPSFYCPAVQVRQCVWFRWCTAIMELINSTQALHTQVILESEMNAEEYREESQPRPKKNPLSTNEKFHKDGQKQSRKGRIVKSECQDNEKYFACDTCGKAFNQKATLVVHFRIHTGEKNFVCSVCGKKFAHKYTLKLHMRVHTGEKNYACEICEKKFAYKCNLIQHLRTHESKEKCPSKLRTKKIGLQTDEGFICNICNRTFAKEKKLAEHARVHVEKKFVCEYCGKKFRSKDHLSIHTTIHTGERKFSCEDCGKRFSQKSHLRVHARTHTGEKNYACGECGKRFNIKSHLNYHIRLHTGEKNYACEICGKQFIQKSALTWHNKHYTHK, encoded by the exons ATGATGATGAATGAGAAAGTTTTTGGAGAAGCACAACAGCCTGAGGCAAAGGAAAATGTGTTTTCATGTTCAACATGTTTCAATAGTTACAAAGAAGGTTCACTATCATCTGGTTGCAGCCAAACGAAAAACAATGCCGTTTCGTGTCGAGAGTGTGGGAGGAAACCACCACGTAGGATTAGCATTGGTAATAGGAAAAAGTTCAGGTACAGGGATCTTGGTCTTGAAAAATTTACGTGCGATACCTGTGGTAAAGAATTCAAGCGCAAGGAAAATTTAATTGTACATTTTCGAGTTCATACGGGAGAGAAGGATTATGGTTGCAGTGTATGTGGGAAGAAATTTGCTCATAAGAACACTTTAAAAGTGCACCACAGAATACACACAGGAGAGAAAAATTATGAATGCAAAATATGTGGAAGAAAATTTGCTTATACGAGCACCCTTAAAGCTCATCTTAAAATTCACGATATCATAAGAAGCGAGCTTATTTGTAACGTTTGTGGTAAGGTGTTCTCCCACAGAGCAAGCCTCATACGTCACGTAAAAGCACATGATGGAATACGTAGACCTGTTTATAAAAAAAGGTTAAGTTCTAGCACTGGAAACGATACAAAATTGAGTTCTAACACTAGTAACGGTACAAAATTAAGTTCTAGTACTGGCAACCGTACAAAATTAAGTTCTGGCACTCGCAAGGGGGATAGAAATTACATTTGTAATATATGCAATAAGAAATTCACACTGAAAGCCACTCTTAAGAACCATGCCATTATTCATACTGGAGAAAAACAATTTGTGTGTGAATACTGTGGTAAGCAGTTTCGGGCAAAGACACACCTCATTGTTCACACTACAATTCATACTGGTGAAAAAAATCATGCATGCGATGAGTGCGGCAAACGGTTTTCAACAAAAAGTCACTTGCGTGTTCATGCGAAAAGTCACACCGGCGAGAAGAATTACATTTGTGGCGAGTGCGACAAAAGGTTTTATATAAAGAGCCACTTAAACCATCACATACGTATGCATACCGGAGAAAAATACATCTGTGATATCTGTGGCCGGAAATATAATGATAAGAAATATCTAAAAGTGCACTACCAAAAGCACACACAAACAGAAAAGAGCGAAAGTGAAACAAACGGGAAGACAGTGAAGGATTTGGGGAAAAATGTCTTCATGGCTAACACTGTTGAGTGTGATGATAAGCTTGACAATGAATTGATATTGAATGCTTCCTGTGATCAAGACAAAACCAGTATTTCTGCATTTGGTGCAACAAATAGTTCAAATGCAGAGATGCCTATGGAAGGTTTGAATTCTGTAGCTCTTGATAATAAGGAAAGCCTGAATTCTGTAGTTCTTGATAATAAAACTATTGGTGAAATACCTCCTCTTGATATCAATGAAGCTTATAGTAGCTGTGTTGTGAAAATAGAAACTGTTGAACCCCTTGGTAGCTGTGTTGTAAAACAAGAAAT AAAGTGTGAGAGTCTTCGAGCAAAACAGTGCTTCCAGCCTAACCTGCCCAGTTTTTATTGCCCGGCGGTTCAAGTGCGGCAGTGTGTATGGTTCCGATGGTGCACAGCGATAATGGAGTTGATCAACTCTACTCAAGCCTTGCACACTCAAGTTATTTTAG AAAGTGAGATGAATGCTGAAGAGTATAGAGAAGAGTCACAACCCAGGCCAAAGAAAAACCCACTTTCTACAAATGAGAAGTTTCATAAAGATGGCCAGAAACAATCACGTAAAGGTCGCATTGTCAAATCAGAATGTCaggataatgaaaaatattttgcatgCGATACTTGTGGCAAGGCATTTAATCAGAAAGCAACTTTAGTTGTTCATTTTCGTATTCATACAGGAGAGAAAAATTTTGTTTGCAGTGTTTGTGGAAAAAAGTTTGCTCATAAATATACTCTGAAACTTCATATGAGAGTTCATACTGGGGAGAAAAATTATGCTTGCGAAATCTGTGAAAAAAAATTCGCTTATAAATGTAATCTCATTCAACATTTGAGAACACATGAATCCAAAGAAAAATGCCCCAGTAAACTTAGAACTAAAAAGATTGGACTGCAAACTGACGAAggttttatatgtaatatatgcaaTAGAACTTTTGCCAAGGAAAAAAAACTTGCAGAACATGCCAGAGTGCATGTCGAAAAAAAATTTGTATGTGAATATTGTGGAAAGAAATTTCGTTCAAAGGATCATCTCTCCATTCACACAACAATTCATACTGGCGAGAGAAAATTTTCTTGCGAGGACTGCGGCAAGCGATTTTCACAGAAAAGCCACTTGCGTGTTCATGCAAGAACTCACACGGGGGAGAAGAATTATGCATGTGGAGAGTGTGGCAAAAGATTCAATATAAAAAGTCATTTGAACTATCACATAAGATTACACACGGGAGAAAAGAATTACGCTTGTGAAATATGTGGGAAGCAGTTCATCCAAAAAAGTGCCCTAACCTGGCACAATAAACATTACACACACAAGTAG